A window of the Paenibacillus woosongensis genome harbors these coding sequences:
- a CDS encoding MerR family transcriptional regulator — MKLYRIGELAKAASVSERTIDYYTKLKLIAPEARTQKNYRLYSAETLNRLKRINELKQEKYTLEEIRSKLELWNKVSHEEQVTEKLTSLEIHMQRLEREVKELEPLISKLKPGQARKMFSSLMPQSLACIDALYLLINQGPFT, encoded by the coding sequence ATGAAACTATACAGAATCGGCGAACTAGCCAAGGCTGCCAGCGTAAGCGAGAGAACGATCGACTATTATACCAAGCTGAAGCTCATTGCGCCGGAGGCACGCACACAGAAAAATTACCGCCTATACAGTGCTGAAACCTTAAACCGTTTGAAACGTATTAATGAATTAAAACAGGAGAAGTATACATTAGAGGAAATTCGCTCGAAGCTGGAGCTGTGGAATAAAGTAAGCCACGAGGAACAGGTTACGGAGAAGCTTACTTCCCTCGAAATCCATATGCAAAGATTGGAACGGGAGGTCAAGGAGCTGGAGCCGCTTATTTCTAAATTGAAGCCTGGCCAAGCAAGAAAAATGTTCTCCAGTCTCATGCCCCAGAGCCTCGCCTGCATCGATGCGCTGTATCTTCTAATTAATCAAGGGCCATTTACGTAA
- a CDS encoding M67 family metallopeptidase, with protein MNDYFWKHVSEPKRIILPSVYKQLEQDSLTRYPHEACGILLGEIAAGAVIIDGYVPVTNASAQPDRHFSLEPQEWVKHSYHPKLLGLFHSHPTAPPVPSATDLRELPLFASLLKLYVIGSCCNTEPAAGQTPGNNQPSFSLQGYEIISSDSNYRLESITFDCIVADQVSLF; from the coding sequence ATGAACGATTACTTCTGGAAGCATGTTTCCGAGCCGAAACGGATCATCCTTCCATCTGTATATAAGCAGCTGGAGCAAGATAGCCTGACCCGTTATCCCCATGAGGCATGCGGGATTCTGCTGGGTGAAATAGCGGCTGGAGCGGTCATCATAGATGGCTACGTTCCGGTAACCAATGCTTCTGCCCAACCGGACCGGCACTTCTCGCTGGAACCGCAGGAATGGGTCAAACACAGCTATCATCCGAAGCTGTTGGGACTGTTTCACAGCCACCCTACTGCTCCCCCGGTCCCTTCAGCGACGGATTTGCGGGAGCTGCCCTTATTTGCCAGCCTGCTTAAATTGTATGTCATCGGTTCTTGCTGCAATACCGAGCCGGCAGCCGGACAAACTCCGGGGAACAATCAGCCTAGCTTTTCGCTGCAAGGGTATGAAATTATAAGCAGCGATAGTAACTATAGATTGGAAAGCATAACGTTTGACTGTATAGTTGCCGATCAGGTATCATTATTTTAG
- a CDS encoding response regulator transcription factor, protein MLRNEKILMVDDEEGILNLLEIILKKERFHEIYSCTTGEEVLNLLSQHTFDVILLDIMLPDTHGFDLCHKIRSITNTPIIFISSCSSDFDKLTGLGIGGDDYITKPFNPLEVVARIHSLLRRQNLTRAMLRENHEQSKEYRYGNLALKPAEARLVVDERVIECTAKELELLQFFFKNPNRLYTATQIYQLVWGEEPNYGEEKTVAMHISKIRKKLESKPKSPEVIINLKGIGYKFVPPKER, encoded by the coding sequence TTGCTCAGAAATGAGAAAATACTGATGGTCGATGATGAGGAAGGTATTTTGAACCTGCTGGAGATTATTCTCAAAAAAGAAAGGTTCCATGAGATATATTCCTGTACCACGGGGGAAGAGGTATTGAATTTGCTAAGTCAGCATACGTTTGATGTCATTTTGCTGGATATCATGCTCCCCGATACCCATGGATTCGACTTATGCCATAAAATCAGGAGCATCACAAACACCCCTATTATTTTCATCAGTTCGTGCTCCAGCGATTTTGACAAATTAACAGGCCTCGGAATCGGCGGTGACGATTACATTACGAAGCCTTTCAATCCCCTTGAGGTAGTTGCTAGAATACATAGCCTGCTGCGAAGACAGAACCTTACCCGAGCCATGCTGCGTGAGAACCATGAGCAGTCTAAAGAATACCGTTATGGCAACCTTGCCTTAAAACCTGCCGAGGCACGGCTTGTTGTCGACGAACGAGTTATTGAATGTACGGCTAAGGAGCTGGAGTTACTTCAATTTTTCTTCAAAAATCCGAATCGCCTCTATACCGCTACGCAAATCTACCAGCTCGTATGGGGAGAGGAGCCAAACTATGGCGAAGAGAAAACCGTGGCCATGCATATTTCCAAAATCAGAAAGAAGCTCGAAAGCAAGCCGAAGTCCCCTGAAGTCATCATTAATCTAAAAGGAATTGGATACAAATT
- a CDS encoding zinc metallopeptidase produces MSSNIMFIPLLFAIGLSIWAQFKVKGTFNKYANVHNMYGLTGHDAARRMLDANGLYDVPIEPVRGSLTDHYDPTKRVVRLSEPVYYENSVSAVAVACHEVGHAIQHKESYSMLVLRHKMFPIVNITSQVSPFLILAGFLFGSLNLLGVGIVFFSLAVLFQLVTLPVEFDASNRARRGMLSMGLVSQNDERGVGKVLNAAALTYVAAALISLIELLRFIMMFFQSRD; encoded by the coding sequence ATGAGCTCAAATATTATGTTTATTCCATTATTATTTGCCATCGGCCTATCGATATGGGCCCAGTTCAAAGTAAAGGGAACCTTTAACAAATACGCCAATGTTCATAATATGTACGGCCTAACCGGCCATGACGCAGCCCGCCGCATGCTGGATGCAAACGGTCTGTACGACGTACCGATCGAACCTGTACGCGGCAGCCTGACGGACCATTACGACCCGACCAAACGCGTCGTCCGCCTCTCCGAGCCGGTCTATTACGAGAATTCGGTATCGGCCGTAGCGGTAGCCTGCCATGAAGTCGGGCACGCCATTCAGCATAAGGAATCTTACTCCATGCTGGTTCTGCGCCACAAGATGTTCCCGATCGTCAATATAACGTCCCAAGTATCGCCGTTTTTAATTCTTGCAGGCTTTCTGTTCGGTTCACTGAACCTTCTGGGCGTAGGCATCGTGTTCTTCTCATTGGCCGTGCTGTTCCAGCTTGTCACCTTGCCCGTAGAATTCGACGCATCCAACCGGGCCCGCAGAGGCATGCTAAGCATGGGCTTAGTTTCGCAGAATGACGAACGCGGCGTAGGCAAAGTTCTTAACGCAGCCGCATTGACTTATGTAGCGGCAGCCCTTATCTCCCTTATTGAACTTCTTCGTTTTATCATGATGTTCTTCCAAAGCCGGGACTAA